In Entomomonas moraniae, one DNA window encodes the following:
- a CDS encoding alpha-L-glutamate ligase-like protein — protein sequence MLALWKTWQDLKARGIMGINQRNGDYILKYNKRKYYPVVDDKIITKMRAIKEGIKVPELYGVIETEHEISKLKTILDGHNDFVIKPAQGAGGDGIIVIADRFDEKRFKTISGKMISYSEIEYQISSILTGLYSLGGMRDRAIIEYRVSPDPIFKSISYEGVPDIRIIVLMGYPVMAMLRLPTRQSSGKANLHQGAIGVGVDLATGITLKGTWLNEKISKHPDTNNIVSGVQLPDWDSFMRLATRCYELSGLGYIGVDMVLDQEKGPLILELNARPGLNIQIANDAGLAQRNHIVEAHLSELKKKKRIEVPEERMLFSQKNFAVTIN from the coding sequence ATGTTAGCACTTTGGAAAACATGGCAAGACTTAAAGGCCAGAGGAATTATGGGAATTAATCAGCGTAATGGTGATTATATTCTCAAGTACAATAAGAGAAAATATTATCCTGTAGTGGATGATAAAATTATTACTAAAATGCGTGCTATAAAAGAGGGTATTAAAGTCCCTGAACTTTATGGTGTTATTGAAACAGAGCACGAAATTAGTAAGTTAAAAACCATATTAGACGGACATAATGATTTTGTCATTAAACCAGCCCAAGGAGCTGGTGGTGATGGAATTATTGTGATTGCTGATCGTTTTGATGAAAAGCGTTTTAAGACCATTTCAGGTAAGATGATCTCATACTCTGAAATTGAGTACCAAATTTCTAGTATTTTAACAGGATTGTATTCTTTAGGTGGTATGAGGGATCGTGCTATCATTGAGTATCGAGTGAGTCCCGACCCTATTTTTAAAAGCATTAGTTATGAGGGGGTTCCCGATATACGTATTATTGTATTAATGGGTTACCCTGTGATGGCTATGCTGCGCTTACCTACTCGTCAATCAAGCGGTAAAGCTAATTTACATCAGGGTGCGATTGGTGTAGGTGTTGACTTGGCAACAGGTATTACATTAAAAGGGACATGGTTGAATGAAAAGATCTCAAAGCATCCAGATACCAATAATATTGTGAGTGGTGTACAATTACCCGACTGGGATAGTTTTATGCGATTAGCAACACGTTGCTATGAGCTTTCAGGATTAGGCTATATCGGTGTTGATATGGTTCTAGATCAAGAAAAAGGGCCATTAATTTTAGAGTTAAATGCACGGCCTGGTTTAAATATCCAGATTGCAAATGATGCCGGTTTAGCTCAGCGTAATCATATTGTTGAAGCGCATTTATCCGAACTGAAAAAGAAGAAAAGAATTGAAGTTCCTGAAGAAAGGATGCTTTTTTCTCAGAAGAATTTTGCAGTAACTATAAACTAA
- a CDS encoding UUP1 family membrane protein, translating into MRALTLHLKILITVLVCIGVFSIAYQIFVLKIPITENEKGNYWTIDAKIDFFVRGSKPVKVQFFIPSAQNGYIRYIKSTDSIIAKDYGSSIEDDGLGNQLLTLSSRRESGLQTLYYRLALTQRDSLNTTLQTKGSIWRESIPLTEQQQVAAKTLIDGIRQKSLDTSTFITATIKAVSDTKNDNVSLLLDNNDSIVNKVNVIDLLLSQAHIPIQRVHTLRLIQGINQKPELWIRSYIESTVAKNNVADKKDTNATSSTGKWVYFNPETGKVGLPNDRIIWWVGDNDLLTVDNGSQARVTFSIGNSELLAKGIISQMAAEKEASSFLTYSLYSLPIQVQETYMVMIMIPIGVLVILIWRNIVGLQTLGTFTPVLIALAFRETGLGFGICLFSIIVALGLSVRSYLEHLKLQMLPRLSVVLTFVVILIAAISLFSHKLGLEQGLSVTLFPMVILTMTIERLSITWEERGGATAFKVGIGTLCAASLAYLIMKVPTIVYFVFTFPGILLILVGFMLAMGRYRGYRLTELVRFKALLKEG; encoded by the coding sequence ATGCGTGCGTTAACGTTACATCTAAAAATTTTAATTACAGTCTTGGTATGTATTGGAGTTTTTTCTATTGCTTATCAGATTTTTGTTCTCAAAATTCCTATTACAGAGAATGAGAAAGGGAATTATTGGACTATTGATGCCAAGATAGATTTTTTTGTACGAGGATCTAAGCCTGTGAAAGTACAGTTTTTTATTCCTTCAGCACAAAATGGTTATATTCGCTATATTAAATCAACCGACAGTATTATTGCAAAAGACTATGGTTCAAGTATTGAGGATGATGGTCTAGGAAATCAGCTTTTAACATTGTCTTCTCGTCGTGAATCTGGCTTACAAACGCTCTATTATCGTTTGGCATTAACACAACGTGATAGTTTAAATACAACGCTGCAGACAAAAGGCTCTATATGGCGTGAAAGTATTCCTTTAACTGAGCAACAACAAGTTGCGGCAAAAACTTTAATTGATGGTATACGTCAAAAATCGTTGGATACTTCGACCTTTATTACTGCGACAATAAAGGCCGTATCTGACACTAAAAATGATAATGTTAGTTTATTGCTAGATAATAATGATAGTATTGTGAACAAAGTTAATGTAATTGATTTATTGTTATCGCAAGCTCATATTCCTATACAACGTGTTCATACCTTACGCTTGATTCAAGGGATTAATCAAAAACCAGAGTTATGGATTAGAAGTTATATAGAATCAACAGTGGCTAAAAATAATGTAGCTGATAAAAAAGATACTAATGCTACCAGTAGCACTGGAAAATGGGTTTATTTCAACCCTGAAACGGGTAAGGTGGGTTTACCCAATGATCGCATTATTTGGTGGGTTGGGGATAATGATTTATTAACCGTTGATAATGGTTCTCAGGCAAGAGTAACATTCAGTATCGGAAACTCCGAGTTATTAGCTAAAGGAATTATCTCTCAGATGGCAGCTGAAAAAGAGGCCAGTAGTTTCCTTACATACTCACTTTATAGTTTACCTATTCAAGTACAAGAAACTTATATGGTCATGATAATGATTCCTATCGGTGTTCTAGTTATTTTGATTTGGAGAAATATTGTTGGGTTACAGACATTAGGTACGTTTACCCCCGTATTAATTGCGTTAGCATTTAGAGAAACTGGACTGGGCTTTGGTATATGCTTATTTAGTATCATCGTTGCCCTTGGTTTATCGGTTCGCTCCTATTTAGAGCACTTAAAATTACAGATGCTACCTCGTCTTTCTGTTGTCTTAACCTTTGTTGTTATCCTGATTGCTGCAATTAGTTTATTTAGCCATAAATTAGGTTTAGAGCAAGGTTTATCAGTGACCTTATTTCCTATGGTTATTTTAACGATGACTATCGAACGACTTTCAATTACGTGGGAAGAAAGAGGGGGAGCTACAGCCTTTAAAGTTGGGATTGGTACATTATGTGCCGCTTCATTGGCTTATTTAATCATGAAGGTTCCTACGATTGTGTACTTCGTATTTACTTTCCCAGGTATTTTATTGATATTAGTTGGCTTTATGCTTGCGATGGGACGCTATCGTGGTTATCGACTCACTGAGCTTGTTCGTTTCAAAGCGCTGTTGAAAGAGGGTTAA